The Amycolatopsis nigrescens CSC17Ta-90 genomic interval TCCCGCAGCTCCGCGTCGGTGGCGTCGGCGAGCAGGCTGCCGAGCAGCTGCTCCTCCACCGACCGCTGATCATCCGGTTCCACCTGGGCGAGGACCGCTTCGGGGTCGAACCACTTCTTCGGCGAAGACTTCGCGATGGCGTCCAGCATCAGCCGGGTCGACGCCGGATGGCCACCGGTGAGCCCGTAGAGGATCCGGGGCAGTCGCTGGTTGTCGCCCCAGTCCAGGGTCATGTCGATCACCGCCCGGCCGACCTCGTCCTCGGTGAGGTCGGACAGCCGGTACCGCAGCCACCAGCAGCGCGGCCAGTCCACGTGCTGGGGCAGCGGCCCGGCGCGGAGATCTTCCTGCGTCACCAGTGCCTGGTCCGCTTCGGGCACGTCGGCCAGCAACGCGCCGCGGCTGGTGGCCACGACGGTGAGCGGGTCGGCGTCGTCCTGATCGCCGGCGGCCCGCTGGCGGCGCGCCCGTACCAGCTGGTGCAGGAAGCGGCGGCCGAGCGCGGTGTCGGCGTTGTCGAGCAGGACCACGCAGTTCAGCGATCGTTCGTCGGCCCGCCTGCCCCGGCCGAACGCCGCTCGCAGGTCGGCCAGGAACGCGGCCCAGAGCAGGTCGTCGATCCGCCGCTGGTTCTCTTCGTCCGCGTAGTCGGTCGCCCTGCGGTTGAGATCGACGAGCATGTCGATGGGGTCGTTGAGCAGGCCGAGATCCCGGTGGCCGTACCAGTTCTGAAAGGACCCGAGCACCAGCCGCCGGCCGGTGACCCGATCGGAAAGCCAGTCCAGGGCGGCTTCGAGCAGCCGGCTGGGCGGTTCGACCGGCACCCCGGCGTTTCTGCCCATGTTCAGCAGCACGCTCCCGGCCGTCTCCACCAGCACCTGGCGGACCGTGTCGAACCCGCGATGGTGTTTCAGCGCCTCGACCACCTGCTGATAGGCCCGCGAATGGTCGGAAAGGTCCAGTTCTAGCCGCATCACCAGTTGCCCGATGATGAAGCGCGGGAACTGCAGCGAGTCGTACTGCGGATACTTCCGGCTGAGGTCGAACGCGATGGCGGAGAGCAGTTGCGGCACCGAAGCATGCCGGTTGGTTTCGAGATCCAGCTTGACGTGCGGAACCCGCTGGTCGAGCCGATTGGCGAGCGCGGACAGCAGCGCGGTCTTGCCGGAGCCGTGGAAACCTTCGACCACCAGTACCGGAAAGTGCCGGCTGTGCAGCGAGCCGTCCCGTTCCTCCCTGGTCATGAACGCGCGGACCAGCTCGATGACCAGTTTCAGCCCGTAGACCCGGTTGTCGCCAACCGCCACAAGGGCGCACCTCCAGCGCGAGCGTCGCCGCCCACCTGATTTGCCGGGCCGGTCGTCAACTCTGTCGATTGACCAGAAATTTTAGCCCAGTCCGGACCGGTCGCGTCGCCGGTTTCCGGGAATTCCCGCTATTACGGGGAAACCGCCGCTGGATGAATTCCGCTATCACCTGATTGGCGGTAGCAATATTGTTTTCCGCGACAGACAAGACTTTCGCTAGCGGGCCAGCCGGTCCGCCCGTCCCTCGAGATAGCGCTGTTCGGGCGTGCTGAGCGTGCGACGGGCGGCGCGCCGGTAGTGCTCGCGGGCGGCGTCGGTGTCGCCGGCCATCTCCAGCAGGTGCGCGCGGACCGCGTCCAGCCGGTGGCCGCGCTTGAGCCGGCTGTCGCCTTCGAGGCCGGCCAGCAGGTCGAGGCCGTCGCGGGGACCGTGCACCATCGCGGCCGCGATCGCCTGGTTCAGGGTGACCACCGGGCTCGGCGCGAGCTGCCCGAGCACCCCGTACAGCTCGAGGATCTGCGCCCAGTCGGTCCGCTCGGCACTCGGCGCCTCGTCGTGCACGGCCGCGATGGCGGCCTGCACCTGGTACGGCCCGTTCGCGAACCGGCCGAGGGTGCGCATGATCAGCGCGATCCCCTCGTCGATCATCGCCCTGTCCCACCGGCCGCGGTCCTGCTCGGCCAGCGGCACCAGCGCGCCGTCGGGGGTGGACCTGGCAGGACGGCGGGCGTCGGTGAGCAGCATCAGGGCCAGCAGCCCGGCCACCTCGCCGTCGTTCGGCAGCAGCCGGTGCACCGTCCTGGTCAGCCGGATGGCCTCCGCGGTGAGCTCGATGACCTGCAGTTCGTCGCCCGAGGTCGCGGTGTAGCCCTCGTTGAAGATCAGGTACAGCACGTGCAGCACCACCCCGAGGCGCTCCGCGCGCTCTTCGGGGGCCGGGTCGCGGAACGTGGAGCCGGCCTCGGCGATGCTGTCCTTGGCCCTGGTGATCCGCCGGGCCATGGTCGCCTCCGGGACCAGGAAGGCGCTGGCGATCTGGGCCGTGGTGAGGCCGCCGACCGCGCGCAGCGTCAGCGCCACCTGCGAGCTCGCCGAGAGGGCCGGGTGGCAGCAGAGGAAGAGCAGGCCGACCGTGTCGTCCTGCTCCTGCCCCTGCTCGTCACCGGGTCCTGGGATGAGCGCCGCGTCCGGGACCTCCAGCGCCGCGACGGTCTCCTCCCGCCGCCGTCTCGCGGCCTCGCTGCGCCAGAAATCGGTCAGCCGCCTGGTCGCGACGGTGAGCAGCCAGCCGCGCGGGTTCCGCGGCAGCCCGTCGGTCCGCCATTGCACGGACGCGGCCACCGCCGCCTCCTGCACGGCGTCCTCGCAGGCGTCGAACTGGCCGTACCGCCGCACCAGCGTGCCGAGCACCTGCGGCACCAGCGGCCGCAGCAGCTCGGTCACCGGCTCCACGTCGGCGCGCTCAGGATGCGTCGTCGCTGAAGATGACCTGCCGGACCTCGATGCCCAGCCCCTCGACACTGGCGTCGGGGATCATCGCGGCCAGCTCGTAGGCGCGTTCCCGGTCGGCCACGTCCACCATGTAGAACCCGGCCAGGAACTCCTTGAACTCGAGGAACGGGCCGTCGGTCACCGCCGGTACCCCGCCGGAGACCCGCACCACCGCGGTCTCCCCGGGGCCGCTCAGCGCCTGGGTGTTCACGAACTCCCCGGACGCCTTGATCTTCGCCATGAAGTCGCCGTGCCCGGTCATCACCTCGTTGCGCTTCTCTTCGGTCAGCGCCTCCCAGACCGCCGGGTTCATGTACATGGCCAATACGTACTTCATCCGTGGTGCTCCTGTGCTCGGTCGATGTGCCGGTATCGGCACCCTACGTCGCTGGTCGGAGCCGGCCGGCCGATCCGGACATGCCCGCGACCGGATTTTCCCGGCTACTTCCGGGCGGGGGTGAAGGCGATCGCGTGCACGCCCTCGGCGACGGCGGGCCAGCGCGGATCGGCCGGGTCGGCGGGGAAGCCGAGCGCGGGCGCGAGCCGTTTCCAGGCGTGCGGGTGCGCCCGCTGGTACGCGCGCAGCACGCCGAGGGTTTCGGTGCCGTCCAGAAAGCGGTGCCCCGGCCGGGGCCAGTGCTGCCCGCCGAGCCGGACCTCCAGCGCCGGTGCGGCCTTCAGGTTGCGGTACCAGTCGGGGTCCCCGCCCCAGGCGGCGATCACCACGACCTCGGGCACCGCGGGGTTGTAGCGGACGGTCTCCACGACGACCTCGCGCCGGGCGCCGGTGCGGCGGCCCTGGTGCGCGAGGTAGAGCAGGCGGTGCCCGAGCAGGCGGCCGAGGTGCGCCCGGTAGAGCCAGATCGGCGCGCGCAGCAGGACTTTCAGCAGCCCGGTCGGTTTTCGGTCGGTCAGTGCCATCGGTGCTCCTCGCTGGTCAGGATGTGCGGCGCCCCGCCTTCGTGAGGGTCCGGCGCAGGACGGGGGCGACGGTTTCGGCGGTCAGGCCGGGGTCCAGTGCCCGGTGCAGCAGCACGCCGTCGACCGCCGCGGCCAGTACCGCGGCGGTTTCCGCGGGCGACTCGACCTCGTGCTCGCCGAGCCACCGGGCCAACTCGCGGCGGAAGTCCGCGAGCACGCCGCCGACCGCGCGCCGCAACTCCTCGTCGCGGGTGGCGGCCAGATAGGTCTCGGTGAACACCAGCGAGACGGGATCGTGGCCGGTGTGCGAGGCCAGCGAGCCCAGTAACAGGTCCAGCGCCTCTTCCGGGGTGCCGGCCTGGTTCAGCAACGGGGTCAGCCCGTCGGTGAGCCCGCGCAGCACGCCGATCGCCGCCTCGGTGAGCAGCGCCTGGAGCGACGCGAAGTGGTAGTGCACCAGGCCCGGCGCCACCCCGGCCCGCTCGGCGAGCACCCGCGTGCTCACCCCTGGCCAGCCGCGTTCGGCGATCAGCCCGGTGGCCGCGGCGAGCAGCCGGCGCCGCACCTCGCGTCCCCGGTCCGCCGACGTCGTGGCCGCCATCTCGTACCTCCTGGTCGTTCGCCTTGGGCGACTGTCCAAGATTAGCACCGCGTCGTTCAGCGGACCGAGCCGAGCTGGTTGCGGTGCAGGTTGTCTTCGGTGAACCGGTGCGAAACCGCCTGCAGGATCGTGGTCATCGCCAGCGCGGCCGGTGTCGGCGTCCGGTTTTTCGGCCTGGCGAGCAGGATCCGGCGGGTCGGGGCCGGTACGTCGGTGGCGAACCGGACCAGCCGGACGTCGTTGCGCCGGTTGGTCAGCGCCAGCCGGGGCGCGATGGCGATGCCGAGCCCGGCCGCGACCATCGCCTGCGCCTCCTGGTAGTCGTGCGACTCGTAGGCGATGTCCGGCTCGAAACCGGCCAGCGCGCAACTGCGGCGGAGCACTTCGGCCACCGGGTGGTTGTCCGCCCTGATGATCCAGCGCTGCCCGGCCAGCGAGGTCAGGCTGATCGCACCGTCGTCGAGCAGTTCGGAGTCGGCCGGCACGACCAGCACGGTCGGATCGTCGAGCAGATGGGTCACCGTCAGCGAGGGGTCGTCGACGCGGTTCCACTGGTAGTCCCAGAGCACGGCCAGTTCGACCTCGCCGGTGTGCAGCATTTCCAGCAGCTCCGCGAGCATCGCCGAGCGGACGCCGGCCTGGGTGCCGGGATGCTTGCGCGAGAAGCGGGTCAGCGCCAGCGGTAGCAGCGACGCGCTGGCCGTGGGGAACGAGCCGAGCCGTAGCGTGCCGCGGTCGAGTTGGGCGAAGCACTCCAGATCCGCTTCGGCGGCCCGGAGTTCACGGCGGATCGACCGTCCGCGGTCGACCAGCGCCGATCCGGCGTCGGTGAGTCGTACCCCGCGCGGCAACCGGTGCAGCAGTGGCTGGCCGACTTCGGCTTCGAGTCGGGACATCTGTTGTGACGCGGCCGAAGCGGTCATCCCCGCGGCCTCCGCAGCGGCGGTGAGCGAGCCGTGCTCGGCGACCTCGGTCAGCAGCAGTATCCGGCGTACGTCCAGCATTCGAGCTCCCGTCAGGTTTAGCTGAGCTAAAGGCAGCGTAAGAATACGAGCATTGTGCTCAACCCTGCGGTGCTGTCAAGGTGAACGAGTTCGCCCGCACCCGGGGAAGGGGAGTCCGAAGTGCACGTACCCGCAACCTTGGTTCGTGGTGGCACCAGCAAGTGCTGGCTGTTCGACCAGCGGGACGTTCCCACCACTTTGGACGGTCTGGAAGCGTTGCTGGTCAATGCCTACGGCGCGGCAGACCCGGTGCAGCTGGACGGCGTCGGCGGGGCGACCCCGACCACCTCGAAGGCCGCGGTGATCCGGCCATGTGCCGAACCCGGCATCGACATCGAGTACCTGTTCGGCCAGGTGGGCATCGGGGTGGAGAAGGTCGAGTGGGGCAGCAACTGCGGCAACTGCGCGACCGCGATCGCGTTGTGGGCGGTGACCCGCGGGTTCGCCACCATCACCGGCGACCTCACCGCGGTGACCATGCGCAACGTCAACACCGGTGCCGTGCTGGCCGCGTCGGTGGACACCACCGGCGGTGTCGCGCACGAGTTCGGCACGCAGACCGTGCCGGGCACCCGCTCCGGAGGAGTCGCGGTTGGACTGTCCTTTTTGGATCCTGTCGGCGGCACGACGGGATCGCGGACGCCCAGCGGTGCCGCGGCCGAGGAGCTGGAGATCGGCGGTGTGCAGGTGCGGGTGACCATGATCGACGCCGGGGCGCCGATGGTGCTCGTCGACGCGGCCGCGGTGGGACGGAC includes:
- a CDS encoding DUF6596 domain-containing protein, which encodes MEPVTELLRPLVPQVLGTLVRRYGQFDACEDAVQEAAVAASVQWRTDGLPRNPRGWLLTVATRRLTDFWRSEAARRRREETVAALEVPDAALIPGPGDEQGQEQDDTVGLLFLCCHPALSASSQVALTLRAVGGLTTAQIASAFLVPEATMARRITRAKDSIAEAGSTFRDPAPEERAERLGVVLHVLYLIFNEGYTATSGDELQVIELTAEAIRLTRTVHRLLPNDGEVAGLLALMLLTDARRPARSTPDGALVPLAEQDRGRWDRAMIDEGIALIMRTLGRFANGPYQVQAAIAAVHDEAPSAERTDWAQILELYGVLGQLAPSPVVTLNQAIAAAMVHGPRDGLDLLAGLEGDSRLKRGHRLDAVRAHLLEMAGDTDAAREHYRRAARRTLSTPEQRYLEGRADRLAR
- a CDS encoding YciI family protein; this encodes MKYVLAMYMNPAVWEALTEEKRNEVMTGHGDFMAKIKASGEFVNTQALSGPGETAVVRVSGGVPAVTDGPFLEFKEFLAGFYMVDVADRERAYELAAMIPDASVEGLGIEVRQVIFSDDAS
- a CDS encoding nitroreductase family deazaflavin-dependent oxidoreductase encodes the protein MALTDRKPTGLLKVLLRAPIWLYRAHLGRLLGHRLLYLAHQGRRTGARREVVVETVRYNPAVPEVVVIAAWGGDPDWYRNLKAAPALEVRLGGQHWPRPGHRFLDGTETLGVLRAYQRAHPHAWKRLAPALGFPADPADPRWPAVAEGVHAIAFTPARK
- a CDS encoding TetR/AcrR family transcriptional regulator — protein: MAATTSADRGREVRRRLLAAATGLIAERGWPGVSTRVLAERAGVAPGLVHYHFASLQALLTEAAIGVLRGLTDGLTPLLNQAGTPEEALDLLLGSLASHTGHDPVSLVFTETYLAATRDEELRRAVGGVLADFRRELARWLGEHEVESPAETAAVLAAAVDGVLLHRALDPGLTAETVAPVLRRTLTKAGRRTS
- a CDS encoding LysR family transcriptional regulator, which codes for MLDVRRILLLTEVAEHGSLTAAAEAAGMTASAASQQMSRLEAEVGQPLLHRLPRGVRLTDAGSALVDRGRSIRRELRAAEADLECFAQLDRGTLRLGSFPTASASLLPLALTRFSRKHPGTQAGVRSAMLAELLEMLHTGEVELAVLWDYQWNRVDDPSLTVTHLLDDPTVLVVPADSELLDDGAISLTSLAGQRWIIRADNHPVAEVLRRSCALAGFEPDIAYESHDYQEAQAMVAAGLGIAIAPRLALTNRRNDVRLVRFATDVPAPTRRILLARPKNRTPTPAALAMTTILQAVSHRFTEDNLHRNQLGSVR
- a CDS encoding PrpF domain-containing protein codes for the protein MHVPATLVRGGTSKCWLFDQRDVPTTLDGLEALLVNAYGAADPVQLDGVGGATPTTSKAAVIRPCAEPGIDIEYLFGQVGIGVEKVEWGSNCGNCATAIALWAVTRGFATITGDLTAVTMRNVNTGAVLAASVDTTGGVAHEFGTQTVPGTRSGGVAVGLSFLDPVGGTTGSRTPSGAAAEELEIGGVQVRVTMIDAGAPMVLVDAAAVGRTGAEPVAVLREQVDWLRSVRRAAAARMGLDTLGDAVPKVGFVGEPVSYQSSTGEAVAAADYDISVRMLSMNAPHPAIGLTSAVGIAAANLLDGSVVHARSTASAAPVLRIGTPAGVVVVTCAGLGEYGPRRVTVRRAARILCDAEIHVPESAVPMPA